A genome region from Triticum aestivum cultivar Chinese Spring chromosome 2B, IWGSC CS RefSeq v2.1, whole genome shotgun sequence includes the following:
- the LOC123041698 gene encoding uncharacterized protein, whose translation MEKELTHVHWGEVLWFSWLSFLIGVGAGVLLLALINAFRSSYWDVYSLELTGMDGRDQPAELSGLAFNVTLHVENRRPKWVGNSFSHGKVVVSYAGVAVAEGRVPGFSVRAKSAAEVDAVALGGKAGVADAAVRRRVEAELRWDSAEFDVEAKLFRSGVGQQGGPVVLWCKVASRVLHQPSRCRTFTDFMTRADEEF comes from the exons ATGGAGAAAGAATTGACCCATGTTCACTGGGGAGAGGTTTTGTGGTTTAGCTGGCTTTCCTTCCTGATTGGAGTCG GTGCAGGCGTGCTCCTGCTCGCCCTCATTAACGCGTTCAGGAGTTCTTACTGGGACGTCTACTCCCTCGAGCTCACCGGCATGGACGGCCGTGACCAGCCGGCGGAGCTCAGCGGCCTGGCGTTCAACGTGACCCTGCACGTGGAGAACAGGCGGCCGAAGTGGGTGGGCAACAGCTTCAGCCATGGGAAGGTGGTGGTGTCCTACGCCGGCGTCGCGGTAGCGGAGGGCCGTGTGCCGGGCTTCAGCGTCAGAGCGAAGAGCGCGGCGGAGGTGGATGCGGTGGCGCTAGGCGGCAAAGCAGGCGTGGCGGACGCCGCCGTGAGGAGGCGCGTGGAGGCCGAGTTGCGCTGGGACTCGGCGGAATTCGACGTCGAGGCCAAGCTGTTCCGCAGCGGCGTCGGCCAACAAGGCGGCCCCGTCGTGCTGTGGTGCAAGGTTGCATCGCGGGTGCTGCATCAACCGTCACGGTGCAGGACCTTCACCGACTTCATGACTAGGGCAGACGAGGAGTTTTGA
- the LOC123046123 gene encoding uncharacterized protein: MADTVTWLCQVRESFVPSQSHARTNFPHHSIQEAAAAAAAVMGGEGASSSGGGFRARIDHYLYSGEKKHVVAGIAIFAAIFGVPWYLMTRGAKHDSHQDYVERANKARSDRLSSGQPSSLKE, translated from the exons ATGGCAGATACTGTGACTTGGCTCTGCCAAGTTAGAGAATCCTTCGTCCCCTCGCAGTCGCACGCACGCACCAACTTCCCACACCACAGCATacaggaggcggcagcggcggcggcggcggtgatgggaGGCGAGGGCGCCAGTTCCAGCGGCGGGGGGTTCCGCGCCCGGATAGACCACTACCTGTACAGCGGAGAGAAGAAGCACGTCGTCGCAGGCATCGCCATCTTCGCTGCCATTTTCGGGGTGCCCTGGTACCTCATGACCCGAG GCGCAAAGCATGACTCCCATCAAGACTACGTGGAGCGAGCTAACAAGGCGAGGTCGGATAGGCTTTCTTCTGGACAGCCATCATCACTGAAAGAATGA